A stretch of DNA from Ewingella sp. CoE-038-23:
GCACGAATTAGCGCATCATTATCTGCGTTTTCGGCGACCCGAATATCCTGCCAGCCATACTGGCGGGCGAGGGTCGCTAAGCGTTCACTGACCACTATCAGGCTACAGCGTAGTAGCCAAGATTGGCGATAGTAATCAGGAACTAACGTATAAAGCTGTTCTAACATTTCTCCACTGGTGACCACCAGCGTATTGATACCGGCGCGCTGCCAGCTCGAGCTTTGCTCGCTACCATCGTAATAAATCTGGCTGCGCTGATAACACTCACAGTAAGTCACTTCTACGCCGCGTTCCCGCAGCGTTTCAGCCAGCAGTTCACGTCCGCCATTGCCGCGCAAAATCAGCGCTTTTTTCCCCGCCAAATGTTGTAAATCTGGCAGGTTGAGCAGCACTTCGCTGGTTTCGCCGTCGTGTGGATAAATCACCGGCAGGCTACTCACACGATGGAAAAGCAGGCCGGTGGTGCGCCCAATCGCGTAATA
This window harbors:
- the hemD gene encoding uroporphyrinogen-III synthase produces the protein MSILVTRPSPSGELLVSRLRTLGRVAYHSPLIEFAPGRELAVLPNLLSSLNQHDLVFVLSQHVVKYAERALQQVNQPWPEHVNYYAIGRTTGLLFHRVSSLPVIYPHDGETSEVLLNLPDLQHLAGKKALILRGNGGRELLAETLRERGVEVTYCECYQRSQIYYDGSEQSSSWQRAGINTLVVTSGEMLEQLYTLVPDYYRQSWLLRCSLIVVSERLATLARQYGWQDIRVAENADNDALIRALK